In Leucoraja erinacea ecotype New England chromosome 9, Leri_hhj_1, whole genome shotgun sequence, the genomic window aaatagacaacgtttcgggccgaaacccttcttctgataaATCCCAAACTGTATTATTCATTAGACGGCACCTACACACAGTAAACACTGCATGGAATCTTGCATGAAGTACACGATCAAACAGTCAAGAACTTTATTCCAAATTAAATAATAACAAGGGGAGTTGATTTTCTCATCCCTGTTACTATATTACGCTGAGTTCCAGAACACTATTGACTTGTTCCTCAAAGTATACAAGAATAAATGACTCTTACATGCAATATCCCCAAGACCAAGGTCCTCTACACAACCGTCCACACTGGCTTACAACAATGAATGTTCACAGGGCGACTCTGGAAAACATGGCCCACTCTCCAAATTTCAAGTCACCTCTCACAAGGCAGGTATTGGTGAATTTCATCATCATTACTACCGTCAGCACATCAGTAAAATGTGGGTGGATTGAGGACGAGCctattttaggtttaggttttgcattgtcatgtataccgtggtacagtgaaaagctttgttttgcatgctatccaattagatATTAcggatacataaatacaattaagtcaaactcaaTTACAATAGGGAAAGcacaggggaagatgcagagtgtagTAAaacttctcagcattgtagtgcaccagctcCATCATCAATGTCCGCaaagtgaattggacagtaccctagcttggggaagaagctgtttccgaGTCATTGGTGCAAAACTATCtgtcttctgtatcttctgcccaatgggagaagggaggaaaaaggAATGACTGGGAAGCAGTGAAATTTTCGGGGGGGAATAATTCCAGGCCAATAGAGAGGAAAAGTAGCAGGAAAAATACCATCACCCCTTTAATAAATGCAGGCTGATCAGCTGAACCATTTCCTGCACATTTCATTTCCTGCATTTTCGGTtttcatttctaatttcctgcatTTTTGATTATTTCTATTGTACTGCAACATAAAGATGTTATCCATTTCTCAGCTCTTCAAGGATGACCTTCAAGATTTCTAAATAAAATAATGCCTTGAAAATAGAAAACAAAACAACCTTCTGTGACACAAAGTGAAGAAAGGTTTCTATCCTGAGCAAATATCTTGAAATTCCCTTCATAGAAAACTGACAGAAGATTTTCACAGGACGTGGCATCAGAGGTTTAAACAAAGGGGATAAAAAAGTGACTATtttcccatggggggggggggggggggggggggggggagtgtatatTTAAGGTAGAACTAAAAGAATTTAGGAATTTTCCTGCACTCAAAATATGTTGGGAGTTCTGATCTTACTGGCTGAGGATGGAGAAAGCATAAAGCGACCTACGAGATTAAACGGCAACAATTGTAAACTGGGGATAGACACGGaatggtagagtaactcagcaggtccggcaacatctctgtggagaaaaggaataaattatGCTTCGAGTCAAAAACCTTCTCAATTGTAAACTGGGATTCGTCTGAACAGACCTTTTTTGCATAACATTTGCATGATATTTTACATGGCTAGAGGTTAAGCTGCCCTTCATAAATGATAGAGTAACAATATCGGCTCCCGAGTTACTAGATTAATATTATACACATCGCTTCCACCAAAATCTAAATTAATATTTCCAATAGCAATGCAAATCCAATCGACTCTGATCACATAACTATTCGGCTATTTTGAAAGTATGCTTAGATAGTAAATTCTATCGCACTTTGTTAGAACCTGACCgagtcctgcctgcctgcctgctatTACCCCCCTCCACATCTGTACCGTATTTCTAAAAAAATGTGCTGTTTCATAAAATTGCAAGGTGTACAAGTTTCATTAAAAATTATCTTTTGCTGTTCATTTAATTAATGCGCAATTCTTATTCAAGACCACTTTAACAAAAGAGAACAGGTCAAATTTGATTTAAACTACATTGGGGTGATATTTCCACAGGATTCTTTTAATCAGAAGGAGTAAGCAGAAACAGGGATAGAGGGATGAAGAgagcaagtttgatttttttgccTTTGACAAGGCTACAGGGTACAAAGACAGAATCCGGAAAGCAATGATGTGAGGCAACTTGGGATAACGAGAATGTAACTTCACACCAAGAAGTAGGAATTGGATAGTGTTGTACAAAAGCAGATGAGGGGACTGATAACAGAGGactggatgggggtggggggtggttgggAAGGGGCTGACAAGTACAACAGTTGTCCTGATCAATTATTTTGACTGGTTCATGTAAAATTCAAAACTAATATACAGAGGACAGCATCAAAATGCTGTAAAAGCATTTATCACAATATCTAAAGTTAGTTTATACACTGAACTTGCTGGAGATATTCAGTACACCTGGCAATATCTGTTCATGCtcgggtatttccagcattttctctttttacttTAGATTTGCAGTATTCACAGTAACTTGCTTTTGTAAATAGATTGCTTGACAGATATTATCACAGGCACGCTGAATTGCTGTGCCtccattcaagaagggctgcatggAAAATCCTGGGAACCAGTAAGCTGTTGGGCTACACAAGTGAGCCGTGATAGGCaagttattggagaggattctgagggataagatgtcTATGGATAGACaggggctaattagggatagtcggtgtggttttgtacgtgggagatcatgtcttagAAATCTGATCTTGAAGAAGTAACAAAAAGGAATGATGAGGGCAGGATCGTAAATGTTGTCCAAACAGACTTCAACAGGACATTTGAGAAGGTTCCACATGGCAGGCTGATCTGTGAGGGACACTggaaggcctccagtctgaaaaacaaccttccaccatctgaagaagggtctcgatccaaggAGAGAGATGCTTCCTcagatggatagagaattggcttcatggaatgaaacagagggtgatggtggaaggtagacaaaaatgctggagaaactcagcgggtgaggaagcatctatggaacgaaggaaataggcaacgtttcgggtcgagacccttcttcagatggtggaaggttgtttttcagactggaggcctgtaattAGTGGTGTCCCTCACAGATCAGATGTTGTGTTATGTTGGtgtgaccacatttggagtattgtgttcagattgcGTTTGGTCTATTCCCCTTTCCACCAATTCACTTCATGAGAACAacttttaaaaaaacaatatacaTTCTCAATTCTGAACTGTAACAAAAAGGACAACTGTTTGGTTTGAATTTTTAGAAGATAGATTATAGTTGGGGTAAAGTTGGAGGGATCTATACTAGAGACTCTGACAGCTGGAAGGTTCGAATGGGAAGAAATTTAACAAGAAACAGTGTGTATGCCTGGTCTTAGTTGATAGAACTTTTGACATGGTCAAAAGCTTGTGCTGTTAGTTAGTATCTACTTTGTTACTGCAATGCAATAATAAGGAAGCTTACCCAGAGGCATTAAATATGGCCTTGAGAAGCTGAAACTTATTTCTGAAGATTCCTGAAATCCTGCTCACAATTTATCATTCAAACCAATTTCAACAGGAGCTTGTCTGGAATATTTTTCTATGGTGAAAAATATTCACCCACATTACAAGCGTTTAAGTTTATAAACACATCACAGGGGGTTTGGTAAGTATTGTAATGAGAACAAAACAAATTGGAAGACTTAAAGTATTATAGAAATGATTACTCTTTTTTAAACAGGGAAGAAtacaaagatgatggaaagggaACCAAAGCAATATAGGGGAGCAGAATGAGAGGAgggtttaaagggatgtgggtcaaacgcaggcaggcgggtctaatgtagatggcacatgttggccgAAGTGCCCGTTTCTATACTGTATGAATCCATGACATTTTAAGAGAGaagaggtactgaatagtaagcaatGTGTTCAATACTTAAACAGGTAAAAACAAACCGTAGTGCTCATGTCTTTACCCTAATCTGAGCATTCGCAAACATAATCTACTGATCATATAACTAACAACCCGCTTTGCGCGGGCACATAGATACACAGACatacagatacacagacacacacacacacacagatacacacacacacacagatacatacacacacacacacagatacacacacatacatagacacacacatacatagacacacTCACATAAATAGacacatacatagatacacacacatacacatacatagacacacacatacatagatacacacgcgcacatacatagacacacacatacatagatacacacacacacacatagatacacagacacacacacatagatacatagatacacacacatagatacatagatacacacacacacacacatagatacacacacacatagatacacacagatacacacatacacacatagacacacacacatagatacacacacatagatacacacacacacatagatacacacacacacatagatacacacacacacatagatacacacacacacatagatacacacacacacatacatagacacacacacacacatacatagacacacagacacatacatagACAAGCTGGGTTCCGAGCTCCAAACCCACCGGAGCCAGAGGCCGCTCTCTCCACGTCCAGTTGCTGCTGCTGTTTTTCCTGCAGGACCATTTGGTTCAAGGGGCCGCCCAGCTGTTCCTGGAGGTGGCGGACGCCGCGGAGAATGCCTCGTATGTTGCAGCGGGCCGGGGCGGTGAAACGGCGGCACTCACCGCTCCTGTCCGTCAGCTCCCCCCACACCTCGCACTCCGccatcccaatcccaatcccaatcccaatccctcTTTGGCCACCACCTTGCTCCCTATCACCTCCGCACTTTGACCCAGGCGCCTCTTTAAACTGCAGCCCGGGTTTAAATTCACGTAACAATTAAAAACACAGGCCTGGCCAAAAGTTGAATGTTGCacccaaggcaaggcaaggcaagactTTGCACACAGTTAgtttggtgggtggggggagggggaactacAGCATTAAATTGTCCACAACCCGGAAGTCTTTACATAGTTGGAGATGGCGGCAAACGAGGAGAAGCAGAAGCGGCCGCTGGCGGATGATCCCATCGTGTCCTTGGCTGAGGTTCTGGAGGAGAATGAATTGTTGGAGAATGAAGCCTGTGCGGTGCTGGgtggcagcgactccgataaatgcTCTTACTCGGAGGCGAGTCCAGTGTGTCTATACGTGTAGGAGTGACGTGTGGATCCAGTGTGTCTATACGTGTAGGAGTCAGTGTGTCTATACGTGTaggagtcagtgtgtgtgggtctaGTGTGTGGGTCCAGTGTGTCTATACGTGTAGGAGTAACGTGTGGATCCAGTGTGTCTATACGTGTaggagtcagtgtgtgtgggtcCAGTGTGTCTATGTATGTAGGAGTAACGTGTGTGGATCCAGTGTGTCTATACGTGTAGGAGTCAGTGTGTCTATACGTGTaggagtcagtgtgtgtgggtctaGTGTGTGGGTCCAGTGTGTCTATACGTGTAGGAGTAACGTGTGGATCCAGTGTGTCTATACGTGTaggagtcagtgtgtgtgggtcCAGTGTGTCTATGTATGTAGGAGTAACGTGTGTGGATCCAGTGTGTCTATCTGTGTAGGAGTCAGTGTGGGTCCAGTGTGTCTATACGTGTAGGAGtcagtgtgtctatgtgtgtaggAGTAGTGTGTGGGTCTAGTGTGTCTATATGTGTTtgggttcagtgtgtctatacttGTAGGAGTAGTGTGTGGATccagtgtgtctatatgtgtaggagtctgtgtgtgtgggtccaGTGTGTCTATACGTGTAGGAGTCAGTGTGTCTATCTGTGTAGGAGTAGTGTGTGGGTCCAGTGTGTCTATACGTGTaggagtcagtgtgtgtgggtcCAGTGTGTCTCTACGTGTaggagtctgtgtgtgtgggtccaGTGTGTCTATCTGTGTAGGAGTCAGTGTGGGTCCAGTGTGTCTATACGTGTaggagtcagtgtgtgtgggtcCAGTGTGTCTATGTATCTACGTGTAGGAGTCCGTGTGGGTCCAGTGTGTCTATACGTGTAGGAGTCCGTGTGGGTCCAGTGTGTCTATACGTGTAGGAGTAACGTGTGGGTCTAGtgtcaccatcttccagtcccgcctcaagacccatctcttcacctctgcctatccttagccccacgtccccctcccttttcatctgtgcattaattgcctcgtattgtgttttgtattgaatgatgtctgtactttgtgtactagtcatgtctctactatttatttaattccccttacatgtttttcctctacctgctaattttttgtaaggtggccttgagactcttgaaaggtgcgcataaataaaatgtattattattagtgtGTCTATACGTGTAGGAGTCTGTGTGTGGGTCCAGTGTGTCTATACGTGTAGGAGTCAGTGTGGGTCCAGTCAGTCAGTCTGTCTATCTGTGCCTGTCTATACAGTCCTGTCTATATATTCATTGCCTGGTTTTAAAAGCAATCGGATCCAACGGCGGGGATGAACCGGGCTCGGTCCAACATAACACAACCTTGTAGCGATCAATTGTGCATCGGCTTGTATTCCCCCCAAAACCAACTGCAGCGGTTCACTGGCATGGATTAATTTCATGCCGGACAAACGCTTCAATGCGATATATTCGTTATTATAATAAACAAAGAGGCGCGTCCAACAGAAGCAGCTGACGGTGGATTGCCGTGGCCTCTGCTTTCTGGCCGGGGTGAATTGTTTATGTATGGGGGAGAGATTGTTTTGCATGTAAGCCGCGAGGTTTTATTTATTTGCAGGCGGTGTGTTGTCCGCTGGGGATGGGGCTCCTCTGGGGGttcctgtccctctccctctacccggGGATAGGCTCCCTCTACCCGGGGATGGGGGCTCCTCTGGCCGGGGATGGGGCTCCCTCTACCCGGGGATGGGGGTCCCTCTGGCCGGGGATGGGGGCTCCTCTGGCCGGGGATGGGGGCTCCTCTGGCCGGGGATGGGGCTCCCTCTGGCCGGGGATGGGGGTCCCTCTGGCCGGGGATGGGGTCCCTCTGGCCGGGGATGGGGGGTCCCTCTGGCCGGGGATGGGGTCCCTCTGGCCGGGGATGGGGGTCCCTCTGGCCGGGGGGGATGGGGTCCCTCTGGCCGGGGATGGGGGTCCCTCTGGCCGGGGATGGGGCTCCTCTggccggggatggggggggtCCCTCTGGCCGGGGATGGGGGTCCCTCTGGCCGGGGATGGGGGTCCCTCTGGCCGGGGATGGGGTCCCTCTGGCCGGGGATGGGGGTCCCTCTGGCCGGGGATGGGGTCCCTCTGGCCGGCCGGGGATGGGGCCCCTCTGGCCGGGGATGGGGGTCCCTCTGGCCGGGGATGGGGGTCCCTCTGGCCGGGGATGGGGGCTCCCTCTGGCCGGGGATGGGGCTCCTCTGGCCGGGGGGGATGGGCTCCCTCTGGCCGGGGGGATGGGTTTCCCTCTGGCCGGGGGGGATGGGCTCCCTCTGGGGGTTCCTCTTCCTTTCCCCGGCCGCTTTCCCGCGACGCTCTGGCGCCATTTTTACGTAACCATTTTTACGTAATGTGTTGCAGCTGCTGTGATTGGCCGGCGAACTGTCGTGGGGTTCTGGTTTGTGGAACGTTGATACATGGGCGCTGATGCCTGGCTGCTGACAGCAACactggcagagaggggggggggggggggggagacagagagcagcactggcagagagaggggggggggagagacagagagcaacactggagagagagggacagagagcagcaggggggggggaggggggggggggggggagaggagagcaacactggcagagagggggggggagagaggcaagAGCAACactggcagagagggaggggagagagaaacagcaGCAACActggcagggggagagagagacaaacaGCACTGGCAGggcaggagagagagcgagagagacagcAACACTGGCAGGGGagagaggcagcaacactggcaggggggagagaggcagcaacactggCACGGGATAGAGAGAAACAGCAACActggcaggggagagagagaaacggcAACACtggcaagggagagagagaggcagcaacactggCAGGGGAGAGAGACAGTGCGAGAGAGTGGCAGCCACacaggcagggggagagagagagacagacaacaGCAGGGTTAGCGCAGTTGACACAGCAACAGAGGCAGGGATAGAGGCAGCAACACGGGCAGGGTTGGTGCAGgggtaaaggcagagatagagaaagTAGACACAGCAACAGAGACGGGGCTAGAGGAAGTAACGGAGATACCAGCAACAGAAGCTCCCCTATTGTCCTCAACACTGGGCCCAGAGTCCAGCCACCCACTCGCTCTCTGCACATTGAACATTTAGGACTGAGCGTCTTGCTGCTTTCTGCGGAGTCTCTTGTTTGAaccagagacccagcctactcaacctctccctttcgcTCACACCCCCTGGTCCTGGCACCAATCTCaagtcttctctgaaccctttcacgcttgacaatatctttcctataacatggtgccaagaactgaacacaatatcctaaatgtggtctcaccaacgtcttatacaactgcaacatgacctcccaacttctatactcaatactctgactgatgaaggccaatgtgccaaaagcctttttgaccacagcGTTCGATGTAGATGATAAACAAATTATTACTGAAACACCCGCAGGCCCTTTTGCATTGCTGCTGGGGAGTAGAGTTACATTTGTGTAATTCATGGGTTGCTAAATATACTGAAGTAGCTTGTTTATGTAATGTTATGTTGCTTTACGTCTTCTGCCAGCCTAAAACTTTTCTGTTGGAAAATAATCCCTTTCTGTTGGATCAAAACCTCGCTACTTCCTGTACTAGATCCTTGATTGTGCTGTTAGTTCCCAAATTCTTGCCTTAACTTTCCTGAAACTCATTTGATCCTTTTTGTCTCTCTCCCAGCCATAGTACCAAAAGGTGTCTCATGCTGTGGTGGtggaaatcatagaaacatagaaattaggtgcaggagtaggccattcggcccttcgagcctgcaccgccattcaatatgatcatggctgatcatccaactcagtatcccgtacctgccttctttccataccctctgatccccttagccacaagggccacatctaactccctcttaaatatagccaatgaactggcctcgcctaccctctgtggcagagagttccagagattcaccactctctgtgaaaaaagttcttctcatctcggttttaaaggattaccccctcatccttaagctgtgaccccttgtcctggacttccccaacatcgggaacaatcttcctgcatctagcctgtccaaccccttaagaattttgtaagtttctataagattccctctcaatctcctaaattctagagagtataaaccaagtctatccagtctttcttcataagacagtcctgacatcccaggaatcagtctggtgaaccttctctgcactccctctatggcaataatgtccttcctcagatttggagaccaaaactgtacgcaatactccaggtgtggtctcaccaagaccctgtacactgcagtagaacctccctgctcctatactcaaatccttttgctatgaaccaaATCAAACTCTCATTGAGCCATCCATGATCTTAGCagtgttttaatttagagataaaggCCCTTCACAAtgcaccaagtccgtgccgaccagcggtttccccccccgcacaccaacactatcccatgcacacactagggccaattttcaattttaccaagccaattggcctacacacctgtacgtctttggagtgtgggaggaaacccacgcaggttacaggaagaatgtacaaacctcgTACAGACAAGAAACtggagtcgggattgaacccaggtcattggcgctgtaaggcagaaactaccgctgtgccaccatgctgcccttgttGTTGACACCGTGTGTGTAGGTATTACCGCTCTCTGATTAGATTGGTGTTTGGTTCCATTTGTATCCATTTGGGCTGAGAGGTGCATGATCACTTATCTTCCTTGTGATTCCATTGTCCCCTGAGTGGTGATCTCTCGGGGGCAACATCGAAAGCTCTTTCTGTTTCCACATGTGTGTTTTCATGCCAGAACTTGAGAGCCCTCTAAATTGTTAGATTGGTTTATTGATATCCAATACTCGATGAGATGAGGTTCCTTCCAACTAATTATTGGGAGGTTTGCCTTTGATCCTTGAGAAGTTAACTCCCCTGGCAGCTATTTATCAAAACAGACTGTTTGCATCTCTTactgtgacttttttttaaactccaggATAACCTTTGCATCCAGAGTATGTCTATTTTCACTTTTGTAACGTCACCAACTTTGATGTAACTGCACCTCTCTGGCACATAccctccttttagtttagtttagagatgcaacgtggacacgggccattcggcccaacgagtctgtgctgaccaatgatcaccccatacactcatTCTactctacacacaagggacaaatttCAGAAGACGATCAACttgcaaccctgtacgtctttggagcgtgggcagaaactggagcacccgtagtcgggatcaaacctggagctctggtgctgtaaggcaacaactctaccactgtgccaacatCATCTTGTTTTCATAGTCCTTGAAGTATTTTGTTTGTGAATTTTTAGGTCGTGCAAATCAATTTGTTCCTCAAACCTGGCACAACACATCTCACAGTTAAAACAGTTGCTGTCAGTATTTGGTGTATGAATATTCAGATGGTGCAGCAAATCCTCTTCACTTTGGTACTTGACATTACGAGGcttgatttatttaaaaaaaaaatatatatattccttATCTCTCCCCTTTAAGCTGTAACTATTCGAAAGATCTCGGGTTTTCTGATTTTCGACCTTGAAATGAACAAGTTTTAACTAGTTCTAAGATTGAATGCTTTGACCGGAGCTGTTATGGATATGACCTCTGGAATCCACTTTTTTGAATGTTACTAAATACCTTTTTCATTCCAAACCCTTTGGACCCCTGCCTATTATAATCTTGTGCGGCTCATTGTTTGATAACTCTGCCGTGCCCTGGGACCTTTTTAAAAACCTGGTGGGAAATGGATGTGGTTGTCACATCGTAGTGGGAGGAAGTCTACGGAaagaaatcatttaaaaaaaacaaaaaactaataTGGCAGTGTGTTTTATTTTGTAGTGGAGGAAGGTCTTAAatttagaaaccaggaactgcatatgctggtttacaaaaaaaaaaagatactaagtgctggagtaactcagcgggtcaggcaggccgtttctctggagaaaatggatagttgatgtcTCTGGTCTTGTTTTTTAACCTCATATGTGATCCTTGGACAGTTTTGAGAAGCACTTTGGCTGAATTTGATCAAACTTGAAAACCTTTGGCCTTTGTTGCTCAGTGGCTTCTCAGGTAGTTTGAAGGTGAGAGTTTGGAGACTCGATCGGAGTGAAATCCCACTCTTGGTAGGGTTTCTCTCCACTAACTCCTCCTGAGGTTTGTTTAGTCACAATGTCTGCCGCTTGAGGACTCACTGCAGTAATTGACGCATTGTCGACCTATCGCTGCTCCTGAGCGAGGGTGATATCACTTCTTGTCTGTCTTTCTGAAATGACTGTCCCATTTGTCCTTGTGCAGGGCTACGTGAAGAGGCAGGCGTTGTATGCTTGCAACACCTGTACGCCAAAGGGGGGGCAGCCTGCGGGCATCTGCTTGGc contains:
- the si:dkeyp-55f12.3 gene encoding uncharacterized protein si:dkeyp-55f12.3 isoform X1, yielding MAECEVWGELTDRSGECRRFTAPARCNIRGILRGVRHLQEQLGGPLNQMVLQEKQQQQLDVERAASGSGGFGARNPACLYQEEEDDDDDDDEDSKDKPADHVDGGTPPTKRTRIQS
- the si:dkeyp-55f12.3 gene encoding uncharacterized protein si:dkeyp-55f12.3 isoform X2; the encoded protein is MAECEVWGELTDRSGECRRFTAPARCNIRGILRGVRHLQEQLGGPLNQMVLQEKQQQQLDVERAASGSDQEEEDDDDDDDEDSKDKPADHVDGGTPPTKRTRIQS